One window of uncultured Trichococcus sp. genomic DNA carries:
- a CDS encoding polyprenyl synthetase family protein, producing MKIHSMWDQYPLLQAELVATNELLEKNITLKNQAVREAILARLLSGGKMLRPAYCLLFSHYSPERDAERAQAIAAAVELLHTATLMHDDVIDEAGTRRGQETMNRAFGNQIAVYSGDYLFTVCFRLLSAYAGDASVLKIDTNGMESILIGELNQMDMRYNPNMRMRDYLRQIQGKTAQLFALSCYAGAYGSDDDEKLAQLAYRIGHNIGMAFQVMDDVLDYTQDEKTLGKPALSDFRNGIYTAPVLYAMQADRKAFAAYIAKGADVTAAELAEIHALVERYGGNRSAQALAKKYTTKALKLIKKLPDQPVKETLTKLTEQLLYRNM from the coding sequence CAATGAGCTGTTGGAAAAAAACATAACGCTCAAAAACCAGGCGGTCAGGGAGGCGATTCTCGCGCGCTTGCTTTCGGGCGGCAAGATGCTGCGGCCGGCCTATTGCCTGTTGTTTTCGCACTATTCCCCGGAACGGGATGCGGAGCGGGCACAGGCGATTGCGGCTGCGGTGGAATTGTTGCATACGGCAACGTTGATGCATGATGACGTCATCGATGAAGCCGGCACCCGCCGAGGTCAGGAGACGATGAACCGGGCGTTCGGCAACCAGATTGCCGTCTATTCGGGGGATTACCTGTTCACAGTCTGTTTCCGGCTGCTGTCCGCATACGCGGGCGATGCGTCTGTGCTGAAAATCGACACGAACGGGATGGAGAGCATCCTGATCGGCGAGCTGAACCAGATGGATATGCGCTACAATCCGAACATGCGCATGCGCGATTACTTGCGCCAGATCCAAGGCAAGACGGCCCAACTGTTCGCGTTGAGCTGCTATGCCGGGGCCTATGGTTCGGATGATGACGAGAAGCTGGCGCAGTTGGCCTACCGGATCGGCCACAACATCGGCATGGCTTTTCAGGTCATGGATGATGTGTTGGACTACACGCAGGACGAAAAGACCTTGGGCAAACCGGCTCTGAGCGATTTCCGCAACGGCATCTACACCGCGCCCGTGCTGTATGCGATGCAGGCCGATCGCAAAGCGTTCGCAGCTTATATCGCCAAAGGGGCGGATGTGACCGCTGCGGAGCTCGCGGAGATCCATGCTTTGGTGGAACGCTATGGCGGCAACCGCTCGGCACAGGCTTTGGCCAAGAAGTACACGACGAAAGCGCTGAAGCTGATCAAAAAATTGCCGGACCAGCCCGTAAAGGAAACGCTAACGAAATTAACTGAGCAATTGCTTTATCGCAATATGTAG
- a CDS encoding FMN-binding protein, which translates to MELKKTLSTATLLLASTFVLAACGGADTETESSEVASSEVVAESSSEATAAAELQDGTYTLVEKNFDSRGWKTEFSITVVDGKITESTFDNVNEAGEKKSEDADYQARMVEKAGVGPADYFPALNSQLVEKQDPEAVEVVTGATSSSDTFKEYAPMLVAAAEAGDTTTIEIDNVVEE; encoded by the coding sequence ATGGAATTAAAGAAAACGTTATCTACGGCAACTCTTTTGCTGGCATCAACTTTCGTATTAGCAGCTTGCGGAGGTGCCGATACAGAAACTGAATCTTCAGAAGTGGCTTCATCCGAAGTCGTAGCTGAATCTTCATCAGAAGCTACAGCGGCAGCTGAATTACAAGATGGAACGTACACATTGGTTGAAAAGAACTTCGACAGCCGTGGCTGGAAAACTGAATTCTCGATCACTGTCGTGGACGGAAAAATCACAGAGTCAACTTTTGACAACGTGAACGAAGCCGGCGAGAAGAAATCCGAAGATGCAGACTACCAAGCTAGAATGGTAGAAAAAGCTGGCGTGGGTCCTGCTGACTACTTCCCGGCATTGAACAGCCAATTGGTTGAAAAACAAGATCCAGAAGCAGTGGAAGTCGTTACTGGAGCTACAAGTTCTTCTGATACTTTCAAAGAGTACGCTCCAATGTTGGTCGCAGCAGCTGAAGCTGGCGACACAACTACAATCGAAATCGACAACGTAGTCGAAGAATAA
- a CDS encoding FAD:protein FMN transferase, whose translation MKRNVGKAGASGLLLLALLFGGCGNGDVQNEPALLKEPYEKTEFLMGTYVTVRVYDEGKEAVLEEAFDRVEELADKITVNEPGSEIDAINAAAGAAVELSEDVYPLVRSAWDYSEASNGNFDLSIGPITELWHIGFEDARKPEQSEIDAALTLVDYERVLLDDAARTVQLLDEGVLIDLGAIAKGYITDEVKELLVEEGVTTAIIDLGGNVYVLGGSPLREGESWNVGIQDPLAVRGETIGKTKQKDRSIVTSGIYERYIEVDGVSYHHLMDPETGYPFDNDIAGVSILSDKSIDGDALSTLVFGLGVEAGLAYVNERDDIEAVFVTKDKKVYVSGGLTDNFELTNDDYVWENE comes from the coding sequence ATGAAAAGAAATGTTGGTAAGGCCGGAGCATCAGGCTTGTTGTTGCTGGCGCTCCTTTTCGGCGGCTGCGGCAATGGGGATGTGCAGAATGAGCCGGCGCTGTTGAAGGAGCCTTACGAGAAAACGGAATTTCTTATGGGTACTTATGTGACGGTGCGCGTCTATGATGAAGGCAAGGAGGCTGTGCTGGAAGAGGCCTTCGACCGTGTCGAGGAGCTGGCTGACAAGATTACGGTGAATGAACCGGGATCGGAGATCGATGCGATCAATGCAGCAGCCGGTGCGGCGGTGGAGCTGTCGGAGGATGTCTATCCGTTGGTAAGGAGCGCCTGGGATTACAGCGAAGCATCCAATGGTAATTTTGACCTGTCAATCGGACCGATCACCGAACTCTGGCACATCGGCTTCGAGGACGCCCGAAAACCGGAGCAGAGCGAAATCGATGCGGCGCTGACGTTGGTTGATTATGAGCGCGTCCTGCTGGATGATGCGGCAAGGACCGTTCAGCTGCTGGATGAGGGGGTGCTGATTGACTTGGGCGCCATCGCCAAGGGCTACATCACCGACGAAGTGAAGGAGTTGCTGGTGGAGGAAGGCGTGACGACTGCCATCATCGATCTTGGCGGGAACGTCTACGTGCTGGGCGGTTCGCCGCTGCGCGAAGGGGAGTCCTGGAACGTGGGCATCCAGGATCCGTTGGCAGTGCGCGGGGAGACCATCGGCAAGACCAAGCAAAAGGACCGTTCCATTGTGACTTCGGGTATCTATGAACGCTACATCGAAGTGGATGGCGTCAGCTACCACCATCTGATGGATCCGGAGACCGGCTATCCGTTCGATAACGATATCGCCGGCGTTTCGATCCTGTCCGATAAGTCGATCGATGGGGATGCGCTCTCGACGCTTGTGTTCGGTCTGGGCGTGGAAGCGGGTCTGGCCTACGTCAATGAACGCGACGATATCGAAGCCGTTTTTGTCACAAAGGACAAGAAGGTCTACGTTTCGGGTGGGTTGACGGATAATTTTGAACTGACGAACGACGATTATGTTTGGGAAAATGAATAG
- the menA gene encoding 1,4-dihydroxy-2-naphthoate polyprenyltransferase encodes MNVPVFLEFVEIKTKLASLFPFVLGTLFTLYHFGSINALNTILFFIAMVVFDMATTAINNTMDYVKAKNLVYRDEENILGKAGISVKQAAKIIISMIAFAALLGLILTARTNLLLLVIGALCFAIGILYTFGPFPISRMPLGEVASGLTMGFGIFFIAVFVNVPAGTLAALLLQWPNFTLAGNIANLLIILLQSAPLVFSIANIMLANNICDHETDISNHRYTLTFYIGKPVAVRLYAWLYYGAFTATTISVLFGIYPVWMLFIWAIFPIIQRNITRFKAKQDKATTFNLAIKNLILYHGLEIILLIVSLILK; translated from the coding sequence ATGAATGTACCTGTATTTTTGGAATTTGTGGAAATCAAGACCAAGTTGGCTAGTTTGTTTCCGTTTGTGTTGGGGACTTTGTTTACGCTCTACCATTTCGGCAGCATCAATGCGCTGAACACGATTTTATTCTTCATCGCCATGGTCGTTTTTGATATGGCGACGACGGCCATCAACAACACGATGGACTATGTGAAAGCGAAGAATCTGGTTTACCGCGACGAGGAAAACATCCTCGGGAAAGCTGGGATTTCCGTCAAACAGGCTGCGAAAATCATCATTTCGATGATCGCATTCGCGGCGCTGCTCGGATTGATCCTGACGGCGCGGACCAATCTGTTGCTGTTGGTGATCGGGGCGCTCTGCTTTGCGATCGGAATCCTGTACACGTTCGGACCGTTCCCGATTTCCCGGATGCCTTTAGGCGAAGTGGCATCGGGACTGACGATGGGCTTCGGCATCTTCTTCATCGCCGTGTTCGTGAATGTGCCGGCCGGAACACTGGCCGCGTTGCTGTTGCAATGGCCGAATTTTACGCTAGCGGGAAATATCGCGAATCTGCTGATCATCCTGTTGCAGTCGGCTCCGTTGGTGTTCAGCATCGCCAACATCATGCTGGCGAATAATATCTGCGATCATGAAACGGACATCTCCAACCACCGCTACACGCTGACTTTCTACATCGGCAAGCCGGTTGCCGTGCGCTTGTATGCCTGGTTGTATTATGGGGCTTTCACCGCGACGACCATTTCGGTGCTGTTCGGGATCTATCCGGTCTGGATGCTGTTCATCTGGGCGATCTTCCCGATCATCCAACGCAACATCACCCGATTCAAAGCCAAACAGGACAAAGCGACGACCTTCAATCTGGCGATCAAAAATCTGATCCTTTACCACGGTTTGGAAATCATCCTGTTGATTGTGTCGCTTATCCTGAAATGA
- a CDS encoding GNAT family N-acetyltransferase produces the protein MITIREGAPADEFFLKEMTYQAIYSPKGGGFLPRKILEEPAIRRYYADFGRAGDAAFVALVDEAAVGAVWIRFATAAPKGYGFVRADVPELTLAVLPAFRGRGIGSVLLERMLTHLRATDLETVSLSVTRFNPARRLYEQYGFRTVKNQRKSCTMLLELKIKIE, from the coding sequence ATGATTACTATCAGAGAGGGAGCCCCTGCGGATGAGTTTTTCCTGAAGGAAATGACTTATCAGGCGATTTATTCGCCCAAAGGCGGGGGCTTTTTGCCGCGGAAGATCTTGGAAGAGCCCGCAATCCGGCGCTACTATGCGGACTTTGGCAGGGCTGGGGACGCGGCTTTCGTTGCGCTGGTCGATGAAGCGGCTGTCGGAGCGGTGTGGATCCGGTTTGCGACGGCTGCCCCAAAAGGCTACGGCTTCGTCCGCGCAGACGTGCCGGAACTCACGCTCGCGGTGCTGCCGGCTTTCCGTGGGCGCGGCATCGGGTCGGTGCTGTTGGAGCGGATGCTGACGCATCTGCGCGCAACGGATTTGGAGACCGTCTCCTTGAGTGTGACCCGCTTCAACCCGGCGCGCAGGCTCTATGAGCAGTACGGATTCCGCACTGTAAAAAATCAACGGAAATCTTGCACGATGTTGCTGGAGTTAAAAATAAAGATAGAGTAA
- a CDS encoding glucose PTS transporter subunit IIA — protein MKDKLFGILQRVGRSFMLPIAILPVAGLFLGIGGSFTNATTLETYGLTELMGQGTFIYDVLNVMNQAGSVVFGNLPLIFAVGCAIGMAKAEKATASLAAVIAFLIMHSSIGAMIVARGGADQFIEGSITNVLGIESLQMGVFGGMIVGLGVAALHNRFYKIQLPAALSFFEGTRFVPIISSIVYLFVGILMVFIWPPVQEGINAIGALVQGSGYAGTWLYGFMERALIPFGLHHVFYLPFWQTAVGGTMEVGGKMVEGAQNIFFAQLADPDTTVFSVAATRFMSGKFPLMIFGLPGAALAMYRTAKPEKRKEAGGLLLSAALTSMLTGITEPLEFTFLFVATPLYVIHSILAGAAYMLMHMFNVGVGMTFSGGFIDMFLYGILQGNAKTNWIWIVFIGLAYFVVYYFLFSFLIKKFNYKTPGREDDSTEVKLYTRADMNAKAQEGATDIASIVKNETDEMSASIVYGLGGAANIVDVDSCATRLRTTVANGDLVDAELLKGTGASGVIHKGNGVQVVYGPKVSVIKSNLEEFIESGSAAKLPSKEDYYGLKAVEKTEEKATEKTAAPAAEEKATVATTLRSPIAGIAIPLTQVDDAAFASEALGKGVAIEPAVGEVVSPINGKVVMVFDTKHAIGLESDEGVEILIHIGLDTVNLKGEGFTTHVKAGDFVEIGDKLVDFDIDFIKASGYKTTTPMVITNTFNYKNIEVVAEGTVDLGDAIVTVQ, from the coding sequence ATGAAGGACAAACTTTTTGGTATTTTGCAGCGTGTTGGGCGTTCATTTATGTTGCCAATCGCCATTTTACCAGTAGCCGGACTCTTTTTGGGTATCGGTGGGTCATTTACTAATGCTACTACACTAGAAACATATGGTTTAACGGAACTGATGGGTCAAGGGACATTCATTTATGATGTTCTGAACGTAATGAATCAGGCCGGATCAGTCGTCTTTGGCAACTTGCCGTTGATCTTCGCTGTCGGCTGTGCCATCGGTATGGCGAAAGCTGAAAAAGCGACTGCATCTTTGGCGGCTGTCATCGCCTTCCTGATCATGCATTCATCAATCGGCGCTATGATCGTAGCCCGTGGCGGCGCAGATCAGTTCATCGAAGGCTCCATCACGAACGTATTGGGTATCGAGTCATTGCAAATGGGTGTTTTTGGAGGTATGATCGTCGGTTTGGGTGTTGCTGCACTTCATAATCGCTTTTATAAAATTCAATTACCAGCTGCTCTTTCATTCTTTGAAGGCACTCGTTTTGTTCCGATCATTTCATCGATCGTCTACTTGTTCGTAGGTATCCTGATGGTCTTCATCTGGCCGCCAGTACAAGAAGGCATCAATGCGATCGGTGCTTTGGTACAAGGTTCCGGTTACGCTGGAACATGGCTCTATGGTTTCATGGAGCGTGCGTTGATTCCGTTCGGTCTGCACCACGTATTCTACTTGCCTTTCTGGCAAACTGCAGTGGGCGGAACGATGGAAGTCGGCGGAAAAATGGTCGAAGGTGCCCAAAACATCTTCTTCGCGCAATTGGCTGATCCTGACACAACTGTCTTCAGCGTTGCCGCTACTCGCTTCATGTCAGGTAAATTCCCGTTGATGATCTTCGGATTGCCTGGTGCTGCTTTAGCGATGTACCGCACAGCTAAGCCAGAAAAAAGAAAAGAAGCCGGCGGACTCTTGTTGTCTGCTGCCTTGACTTCCATGCTTACTGGTATCACTGAGCCGTTGGAATTCACATTCCTGTTTGTTGCTACACCATTGTATGTCATCCACTCGATTTTAGCCGGTGCTGCTTACATGTTGATGCATATGTTCAACGTAGGCGTCGGTATGACTTTCTCGGGCGGTTTCATCGACATGTTCTTGTACGGTATCCTGCAAGGGAATGCCAAAACGAACTGGATCTGGATCGTATTCATCGGTCTTGCTTACTTCGTAGTCTACTACTTCCTGTTCTCGTTCCTGATCAAGAAGTTCAACTACAAGACTCCAGGTCGTGAAGACGATTCGACTGAAGTCAAGTTGTATACACGTGCTGACATGAATGCGAAAGCGCAAGAAGGCGCTACAGACATTGCCTCAATCGTGAAAAACGAAACGGATGAAATGTCCGCTTCCATCGTTTATGGTCTGGGTGGCGCAGCGAACATCGTGGACGTCGACAGCTGTGCGACGCGTCTGCGTACAACCGTTGCAAACGGAGATTTGGTTGATGCGGAATTATTGAAGGGCACGGGAGCATCCGGCGTTATCCATAAAGGAAACGGCGTTCAAGTTGTTTACGGACCTAAAGTTTCCGTCATCAAATCAAACCTGGAAGAATTCATCGAAAGCGGCAGTGCCGCAAAACTGCCTTCTAAAGAAGACTACTATGGTCTGAAGGCTGTTGAAAAAACAGAAGAAAAAGCAACAGAAAAAACAGCGGCACCTGCTGCTGAAGAAAAAGCGACAGTTGCCACTACTTTGCGTTCGCCAATCGCTGGTATCGCTATTCCGCTGACGCAAGTGGATGATGCTGCCTTCGCTAGTGAAGCATTGGGTAAAGGGGTCGCAATCGAACCTGCAGTCGGTGAAGTTGTTTCGCCGATCAACGGTAAAGTCGTCATGGTCTTCGACACGAAGCATGCTATCGGTCTTGAATCGGACGAAGGCGTTGAAATTTTGATCCACATCGGATTGGATACTGTCAATCTGAAGGGTGAAGGTTTCACTACCCATGTCAAGGCTGGGGATTTTGTTGAAATCGGAGACAAATTGGTCGATTTCGATATCGACTTCATCAAAGCTTCCGGTTACAAGACAACTACTCCTATGGTAATCACAAACACTTTCAATTACAAAAACATTGAAGTTGTTGCGGAAGGTACTGTAGATCTTGGCGATGCAATCGTTACAGTTCAATAA
- the rpmG gene encoding 50S ribosomal protein L33: MAIRKAALACTVCGSRNYTITPTEKGRTERLEVKKFCRYCGKHTLHKETK; encoded by the coding sequence ATGGCTATCAGAAAAGCCGCATTAGCCTGTACCGTATGTGGATCAAGGAACTATACCATCACACCTACTGAAAAAGGTCGTACAGAACGTTTGGAAGTCAAGAAATTTTGCCGGTACTGCGGAAAGCATACCTTGCATAAAGAAACGAAATAA
- the secE gene encoding preprotein translocase subunit SecE, which yields MKFLKSVADEMKQVTWPTGKELAKYTNTVVVTTILFVIFFAVVDFGITEGMDLFLN from the coding sequence ATGAAATTTCTGAAGAGCGTAGCGGACGAAATGAAGCAAGTGACTTGGCCAACCGGTAAGGAATTAGCAAAATATACGAATACGGTAGTCGTTACCACAATTCTGTTCGTAATATTTTTTGCTGTAGTAGATTTTGGGATCACAGAAGGAATGGATCTATTCTTAAATTAA